Proteins encoded together in one Miscanthus floridulus cultivar M001 chromosome 16, ASM1932011v1, whole genome shotgun sequence window:
- the LOC136513239 gene encoding fasciclin-like arabinogalactan protein 4 yields MRRQIPPVSCLVLLAAAFALHAAASAAPAAVAVNVTGVLSVFPDLSDFTRLLASSPVLAELAGRSSLTLLAVPNGNLPQSPSAFAAASGADLADVLRYHVLLEYLAPAELRRLPASGKLVTTLFQTTGRAPADLGAVNVTTAGASLAVVRSPAPFLGSNVTVLGAITAVPYNLSVLAVSGLIVPTGFDLAASESRPPAAVNITRVLADARAFNVAASMLEASGVAAEFEDDESGAGITVFAPTDDAFAGLPAGDRLQSLPADRKAVVLRFHVLHSYYPLGSLESIVNPVQPTLATEFSNAGRFTLNITRANGSVAIDTGVVQATITRTVFDQNPVAVFAVSKVLLPKEMFTRTAGGGGGGGDSSIVAATAAASSPPSAATAPEASESARTPPTKLSSPPALRGGGQDCDTASAPAHGIGIGWWCIALVYLLPHLNLYTGREGR; encoded by the coding sequence ATGCGGAGACAGATCCCTCCCGTCTCCTGCCTCGTACTCCTCGCGGCGGCTTTTGCGCTGCACGCCGCGGCGTCCGCGGCGCCGGCGGCCGTCGCGGTCAACGTCACGGGCGTGCTCTCGGTGTTCCCGGACCTCAGCGACTTCACGCGGCTGCTGGCGTCCAGCCCCGTGCTGGCGGAGCTCGCGGGGCGGTCGTCGCTGACGCTGCTGGCCGTGCCGAACGGCAACCTCCCGCAGTCGCCGTCGGCGTTCGCGGCCGCGTCGGGCGCCGACCTCGCCGACGTCCTCCGCTACCACGTCCTCCTCGAGTACCTCGCCCCCGCCGAACTCCGCCGCCTGCCGGCCTCCGGGAAGCTCGTGACCACGCTGTTCCAGACCACCGGCCGCGCCCCCGCGGACCTGGGCGCCGTCAACGTCACCACCGCGGGCGCCTCCCTCGCCGTCGTCCGCTCGCCGGCGCCGTTCCTGGGCTCGAACGTCACCGTCCTCGGCGCCATCACCGCGGTGCCGTACAACCTGAGCGTGCTGGCGGTGAGCGGCCTCATCGTGCCCACCGGGTTCGACCTCGCGGCGTCCGAGTCCCGCCCGCCCGCGGCCGTCAACATCACCCGCGTCCTCGCAGACGCGCGCGCCTTCAACGTGGCGGCGTCGATGCTGGAGGCCTCGGGCGTGGCGGCCGAGTTCGAGGACGACGAGAGCGGGGCCGGGATCACGGTGTTCGCCCCCACCGACGACGCCTTCGCGGGCCTCCCCGCGGGCGACCGCCTGCAGTCGCTCCCCGCCGACCGCAAGGCCGTGGTGCTCCGCTTCCACGTGCTCCACTCCTACTACCCGCTGGGGTCGCTGGAGTCGATCGTGAACCCCGTCCAGCCCACGCTGGCCACCGAGTTCAGCAACGCCGGCCgcttcaccctcaacatcacccgCGCCAACGGCTCCGTCGCCATCGACACGGGCGTCGTGCAGGCGACCATCACGCGGACCGTCTTCGACCAGAACCCCGTCGCCGTCTTCGCCGTCTCCAAGGTCCTCCTCCCCAAGGAGATGTTCACCCGcacagcaggcggcggcggcggcggaggcgactcCTCCATcgtggccgccaccgccgccgcgtccTCGCCCCCGTCAGCCGCGACAGCCCCGGAGGCCTCCGAGAGCGCGCGGACGCCGCCGACAAAGCTCTCCTCCCCGCCCGCGCTCCGCGGCGGCGGGCAGGACTGCGACACAGCGTCGGCGCCGGCGC